Proteins co-encoded in one Quercus robur chromosome 8, dhQueRobu3.1, whole genome shotgun sequence genomic window:
- the LOC126695801 gene encoding exopolygalacturonase-like encodes MVFNVMNYGAVADGNTDNSKVFEYVFNKACQSEGINLVLIPRGTYMLWPIMLKGPCKGQVEFQIKGTLKAPTDKASTVNVYYWIAFQYIDQLILTGGGKLDGQGLAAWNVYTCNVDPNCKALPISLRLDFVTNSRISHLSSINSKSAHVNVFACEHVRFDHIHIIAPKDSPNTDGIHIGSSSNIDIFNSIIATGDDCVSLSPGSKDINIQDVKCGPGHGISVGSLGGVPNEEDVSGLRVTHSTFIGTQNGLRVKTWAMPYSNNVFNLTFENIIMENVDNPIIIDQQYCPPRNCKKGDSQVQIRDVKFRNITGTSSSKIAVAFDCSKGKPCENIELNNINLTYNGAGGPATSLCSNAKGIVIGQQQPPSCIYHSSQHLY; translated from the exons ATGGTTTTTAATGTGATGAACTATGGTGCTGTTGCCGATGGAAATACTGATAACAGTAAG GTTTTTGAATATGTATTTAACAAAGCTTGTCAATCTGAAGGGATAAATCTTGTATTAATCCCACGAGGAACATATATGTTGTGGCCTATAATGTTGAAAGGGCCTTGCAAGGGTCAAGTGGAATTTCAAATCAAAGGGACCCTGAAGGCTCCTACAGATAAAGCATCTACAGTTAATGTTTATTATTGGATCGCCTTCCAATACATAGACCAGTTGATCCTCACGGGTGGTGGGAAATTGGATGGACAAGGTCTCGCTGCTTGGAATGTGTATACTTGCAATGTAGACCCAAACTGCAAAGCTCTTCCCATT TCTTTGAGATTAGATTTTGTCACCAATTCAAGAATCAGTCACCTATCTTCAATCAACAGCAAAAGTGCCCATGTGAATGTTTTCGCATGCGAACATGTGAGATTTGATCACATCCATATAATAGCACCCAAAGATAGCCCCAATACCGATGGAATACACATTGGTTCATCTAGTAATATTGATATCTTCAATTCAATTATAGCCACTGGAGATGATTGTGTATCGCTGAGTCCTGGATCCAAAGACATAAACATTCAGGACGTTAAGTGTGGCCCGGGCCATGGAATCAGCGTTGGAAGTCTTGGCGGGGTACCAAATGAAGAAGATGTTAGTGGATTAAGGGTGACACATTCCACCTTTATTGGCACTCAAAATGGCTTGAGGGTTAAAACATGGGCTATGCCTTACTCAAACAATGTTTTCAATCTTACCTTTGAAAATATCATCATGGAGAATGTCGACAACCCCATCATCATTGATCAACAATATTGTCCACCTCGGAATTGTAAAAAG GGTGACTCCCAAGTTCAAATTCGCGATGTTAAGTTCAGAAACATTACGGGCACCTctagctcaaaaattgcagttgCTTTTGATTGTAGCAAAGGCAAACCTTGTGAGAATATTGAGCTCAACAACATCAACCTAACTTACAATGGTGCTGGAGGACCTGCGACATCGTTATGTTCTAATGCCAAAGGTATTGTTATTGGTCAACAACAACCCCCATCTTGCATATATCACTCCTCGCAGCACCTTTATTAA